TTGTTGAGAAGAACATGATGTTGGGAATGGTTTCGATAAAAACCTGtcataaaaagacaaaagatcATGTCATGTCAAGGAGTATACAGCATCTGATCAGCTGgatttaatataaaacaaaGGCATTCTGTCTTCTACCACTAGATGGCAATATAAcgcagagaaaaaaacatagttCTCTAAAGCTCCTCCACCAAAACACCTTCCTCTAAGCTTGGAAATGAGactcattcatttccatttattCTGCTCTACAATCAAAATGATATCTGTCATTATTTTGTTCCCCTCTGTTTAGACGCTCACCTTGCGCACCCAGTCCGGCATTGTGTGAGTGCTTGGAGAGCGGTGGTGGGTGTTGATGAcaatgacagtgatgatgattgAGGCAATGACGAAGACCATAGTGAAGAGCATGTACTTCCCAATGAGTGGCACAGCACTGGAGGTAGAGGGGATCAGCTCCACGATGACCAGCAGGAACACAGTCAGAGACAGCAAGACGGAGATGCTGAGAGTCATCTTCTCACCTGGGAGACACAGAAAACCATCCTCACTGCTCATACCGACTGACTGACTTATGAGgcacagaatgaaaatgaaaaacacagctgctgaaTGAGACATATTGGCGCAGTTATCTTAAATCTGAAGAGATGAGTACCAAAAAACGTATATATATTACACACATATACCATGCATTTCTTCAGACCTTCCTctatttttctcttgataaCTACTGGGTAATATTACCACTCGAGAACTCTAAAAATCATTCACATAATCATCAATCATCATCGCTCAAAAATAATAGTTCCTCAGGTGAACAAGTCACAACTGATTTGACACTAAGGATAAGTGGTCACAAGTCGAGGGGCCACACGGCAAAATGATTGGAAACCCCTAAATGTAGATCACAACATCTGACCTAGACACTGAGCAGAGAAGATGTTCCTAGTTGAACATAGATGCAAAGGAAAGTTGTGTTTTCTGGTAGATGATTAACACATTTCCACATACAACGACACATTTAACAGCGTGTTGGATCATGATGCCTAAACCATGTAGTCTTATTACACTGCCACAAGGGAGAGCTATTTCTCTGAGTCCAGTTTCCACGAGTCCAATTCTTCCCTTCCCAAACTATCCAATCAGGAGTCCACCTCTTGTGTTTACACGACAACACAATGACTGCACTGTTCCCCCAAATAAGCgaatcaaaagaaaagagaggtaTTTTTGGTGTTGTATCTAAGAGCAAGAATAGCCTAAGTAAACAGATTCCGAAACCATTTCACGAGTAAAATGCAAGACATGTTGTTTTCGTTGCTCAGTAAGAGCTGTTATCCCAGAGAGAGTGTCTTCTGGCACCAGTTTCTTCTCCGCACTATTCTGTCAGCAGCCATATCAGAAACAGGGATCAAGTGATGTATTATACATTAAAGCAAAGGCCTGCTTTCAGACATGACAGCACAGAGGGACCCTGGGTAATGAGGCAGACCTACACACTGGGAACACGGCCAGATGTGCACACAAGCGTTGCAGCTCCTGTAGCAGCCGATGTAGGGATACCTCAGACTAACAAGCAGAATTAGGAACAAGGATTTGTCCAAAATGATGTCAGTTATCATATATGTATGACACAGATTATGTATTAAGTATAAAGTAGATTTGAACTCTTCCTTATAATAGACATATACAGTTAGTATGTACTGTAGGTGAGAGTGTCATAGCATCAATAAACGATAAATCTACATGTGTTCAAAAAGATTATGGGGGTTTTGTGTGGACTGTTTGTTGGTGAGGCGCAGTGATTTCCTGGAGATTTGTCGTCACAGATAGTGTGCCATGCGATGAGCTCATTagggagctttagaggtgctggtaggcagattttgttgctTTCAGACTGAGCCTGGCTAGCTGCTTCTCCCTGTTCCCAGTCTTCTAAGCTTATCTAAACAGCTGTTGGCTCTAGCCTTCTATTTATCTCTATTTATTAACGAATgagcgtatttcccaaaatgtacaGCTTCCCTTCAGTCCAGCAACATATGCACTTGGAAAATATCTTCAGAGCATGACACAGAAGCAAACACAAAACCTTGTTAAATTTGCAGTTCAGTGAAACAGACAATCTTCGTTAATTGGCAGAAAATAAACTGCCTGTGCTGTATGTGGACTTGCCACCAATGTAGCAAGCAGCTTGTACTCTCCAATAAATTATAATGGTCAGCAGGAATTATGGGCACATATAAATCCTATATGTTTGACATATATATTGTGTTTGATGACTGTTTAAATATGTCTGTACATTATGTTCCCTGGTTTATGTCATATTTTTATGCATGTTAGTGATTCCTACTGACACTATGCTATGGACCGATACTTCACTGTTAAATGATGTCCCAGTGAAAAGAAACAGTGGAATCGGTGTCAACATACCAGAATCTGTAGGAAGGTAGAAGACAAGGCCAGTCAGGAAGGAGAAGAGCATGCAGGGGATGATGACGTTGACGATGAAGTATAGTGGGAGCCGCAGCATGAGGAAGTGGTAGGTGATGTCCAGGTAAGGCGTGTCCGGGCAGCAAGAGTAGTACACCCAGTGCTTCCAGCCGCGGAAATCCTTCATCACCCACTCTCCACTTTCCATAAAGTTACTCAGATCGGGGCGGTCACTGTCCTGATGAGGAGAAGCAATCAAAAGTGTGATTAAAGGATGATTtctttttactgttattatttcACTATTAGGATTTATGTTTTTCAGGTACATTGGTCTCcaagtgttttactgtttatattTGTACTGCGTCATTACCAGCTTGTCAATCATCTGTGAAGCATTTTGAATTATAATGCCAAACAAATTATGTTTGATCATTGCAAACAAATgtaatttgaagtgtctgtatgcaaattttctctgttttggtttcGTTTGGCTCCCTAAAGCTTATTTTGTACTCTGAAAATTGTTTTAGTTCAAAAGTGATTAAATAGGGAATTACATTAAGTTTAAGATGCATATCTATATTTGTATACAGAATCTGTTGTGGTTTTAATGTGGTTTGTGATGTTATAGTGCAATGCATGTAAGTATCCAGTGGTATGTACTTTATGACAGAAGCTACAACCCCCTATACACCAGGGGAAGACTTATATAAAGGAGTGAGATACCACTCCACTGATGCAATTATGAAGGCTCATTTGCCAAAACACATGAGAAACATGAGAATGCATGTGAATATAAGAAATATAATTGTAAACTGAAGCCACAGTATTTAAATTTTCTGTATGTAGTTCTTAAGTAATTACGAGGAGTTCAAAATGACCTGTGGTGTTTGCACTATTTTGACAGTCAAGCGTCATATAAAACCATTTGTGTTTctcaaaaatgtgaaattgttTGATAATTTAGGAAAtatgttctttttaaaattcGGATTCTGCACAAATTGAACAGAAAAGGCAGATTTTTATGTTTGGACCAAGCCAAGcaagctgtttccagtctttatgctaagctaagctaacaggctgttagcttcatatttaactgaCAGACATTAGAGTAGAATCAATAATCTTTTCTAACTCTATACAAATtagcacattttccaaaatgtgaaattattcctttaaagacAGGGTCTGAGTGGAATTACAGGATTGACGACGACCAAGTTCCCATCGTAGGTCCAGGTACCGAGCTTCATACTGCAGTTCTGGAGGTCAAAGGGGAAATGCAGCACGATAATTTCACAGTAGCTCTTGAAGATGGCTGGTGGGTTCCATGTGATCATTCCTGTGTGCTCCAGGAGCACTTTGGTCTCATGAACGATGGCAAAGTCACCATCAGCACTGCGGGCACAGACAAATACAGGCAGCGTCAAGATATGAAGTTAAATATTAACGCAGGGGGACATCAGTGCCTGAGGATGGGTCAGTGCTGCTGCCGCACAGCAAAGTTGTTGTGGCAGCGGAGCTGGTTGTCAgggaaaaacagcagtgtgtcagATGCAGCATatggtgggaggagggggagggtgCTGCAATACAGAGTCCAGATTTAGCCTGATGAAATTTGAGCTTTCACACGCTGCATACTGGAGTATAGGAAAGTGTGATACAGACCATCactgacaggtgacaggtgattGTTTCTAAAGGTCTGGAAGCTTTAGGTCACgtatagtaataaaaaaaaaaaggtttagaCAAGAAAGAGCAGCATGACATGGATCATATATAGCTGATAACATACTTGTTGTAGAGAACCAGATCAGGCCGCCAAATGTCAGTGGAGGCAACTCTGATCTTCTTGATGCCGCCATAATCGTCTGGGTTCCACTGCAAGTTCACATCTTTCCAttgctgaaaacacagacaaccaGAGCAATGGGAAGAACTTCAGTAATGACAACCAGTGTATTAGTTATTTAATGttatggaaaataaagaaaacattgtgCGGACCAGGATGTGTGACTCTGACTTGATCCCCCCAGAGAGGAATGTATAAGAAAGAAACTAAAACGCTTGCAGTCTTGAGGCTTCCCTTTATACTTTACTAACCGTGTTTGTTTGTAACTCttcaaattattaaattaaattttcagCATTTCCTGAATcaaaaatgtgtatatttttattgAGGAGGGATTTGTTTCTTCACATGCAGGGCGTTTATAATTGTAATTAGTGCATTAGTGAGGCTCTCTGTGATATGATGATGTGTCCAGAGTCTTTCATCACAACACAACAAGAGTGTAAACTTGTATTCAACCTGTTTCAGTCGCACGTTGCTGCTGACAATCTGGTTGACCTCATCCTGTGAATCCAGATAAATGTGTTACGACAGTTGATCACAGTGAATCTTAATACAGATGGGGTGAGATCGTGTGTGACATGAGATCCCACCACACTGATGAGCTGGATGAGCTGAAGGCCCACAGTAACAACCACGGGGTCCTTGAAGTGATTGACAGGACGGACAACCTTATTGTAGCCAGTGAAGAGAGTTTTGACCAGAGTAGTTTCATCAGTGGAGGCCCAGGCAGCAcctaaaataaagagagagtgaaagagggacCTCAAGGTGCCTCTTGAGTGTGCTGTAAGGATTATGTTGTGTTTGCTCTGAGAACATCTGATACTTGAGTTCATTTCACATGAGTTGAAAATAGACATGACGAGCATCATTCTAAGGTTGTTTATGAGTGTGCATACACACGTCATCTTAGACTGACACTTTTACATGTGTGAGCACAGCGTGCCTGGAGTAAAGCTTGGAAAATGCTGCACGTTACATTGGTGATTTTACAAgtttatattttcacttttatatatactgtatatgactttatttattttcagtgttttagatATATCAATATGTTGCAAGTGTCCAGGCAAGAGATAATCATGAAGaaactgtgcatgtgcatgttctAAAACCTGCATGCCTATAGTGAACTGAGGggtatatatgtatgtatttgtatttgtgtatgtctTTGCATCTATTCACTGTGTTATTTGCTGTCTAAATTTGGCAGTAGTGAATTCAAGCATGTGATGGCACTCCTGTAAGGTTGTTAATGGAGATGTTCACTTTCCGATACATATCTGTCACAAGCCAGAGCGGGATCCCCTTTCATTTTTCAGCTGACCTTGAAACAAAGGTCATCTTACAGCGACATGCTTTTTCAATGGTTGAGTGATTCTCTGGACATTCAGCTCAGTAAACTAAGAAATCGCCTGAACATAATTATGCAGGTGACTTCATGCGCTGACAGACAGGCAAAAGGTTGAGAAGCAAAGTGAAAACAGTGCACATGCCCTTGTCAATCAAAAATTTAAATTTGCTCAttagttttgttgtttgaatTGGATCTGGTAACACTGCGCTGAGagcattttaattaataataaaaagaggGTTTAGTAATTGTTGTTTTAGACTCCAACTTCATCTAATTTCATTATGCTTTTAACTCTAAACATAATTACACTGaagtattaaaaacacatactgAAAAGCAACAACATGCTTTCTTTAGTCTTAAATAAGTTCTTACCTGCTAGAATGActagatgaaaaatgaaaaatactgtaTTCATTCTTGCCAATAACCTCAGGCATCCAAAAGCAGGATCCAACTTCAACACATTGCCTGTTGACCACTTGAGAATTAAAGAGGTTTGACCCACCTAAAACATTCTTTCAGCACTAGCAAATGGCTTGCTGTACAACCTCCAAGCTCCCCACTGGCTGCCTTGTTGTTATTGTCTGACAGCGGATGTGAGTGACTGGCTGCCAATGCTTGTCATTCGAGAGGGCCACATTCTTTGTCATCTGTTATAAGATCAACATGCCAGAGTAATCCATCACTGAAATATCCCATCGTGAACTTGGCCACACACAACCTAGAGGTGCAAAGACACGACAGAGGCTCGCTGCTCTCACTTTCACTGTATCAGTGATTACTATTAAAGATTTGGATGTGAACTAGAATTCAAAAATTCCAACTTCTCATACGAAgacatttaatattatttatagttgtgttttactacatttttattcaagATCTGCTTCCACTGGTTCATGTCCACAGGAGGAGTTGTTGACAGATAGATGAATATACATTTGCTTACAACTACGTTATAGTGTGTTATAACccttttattagtttatttatcTATAATGTTATAGCCTTACTTTACATGTTCCAATCATTGGTGTTGCattatttattatacattttttaattaatcaactatttgttgatttttaagatgttttagTTTAATTGTTGTAAtttctgtgaagcactttgggcATCATGTTTGTATGAAAGGTGTTACACAAATAAAGTTGCCTGTAAATGCTAAATATGGTAAGTTATGGTAAAGCGTTACTGGAAAATGATGTAGATTCCAATGTGGATTATGAAGGGTAAAAATATTCTCACAGTGCCCCTCATGTCCAGTTGCTCTTacctaaaaataaataacactatAACCTTAGATAATTCAGATGGTCCAACGGTCTTGTGTTTCCTGAAGGCCGGATGTGACACCCACGTCTCCTTCTTTTGCTCTGCACTACCCATCCTGTCAGGACCGTGATGGGTCAGGCAACTCAATTTCCTCACATCCCCAATCCGTTCAATCAGCCACTCACTCAACCACAAGCCTCATTCATCTCACTTAGGGACAAATGACCATTTTGGCAATGTCTGAATTAGGAGATTCagcccaccccccccctctctctctctccagtcacTCAGGCCACCATGTAAGCACCACTTTGCCTCTCTCCAAGTCCGTCATGTAATACGGGACAAGCCAGCATTGTGTCTGCTCAGTCGACCTGTAGTCCTGGACACTTCTGGTGCCCTGTCCAGTGTTAATTACAACACTTTGAAGGCTCACATCTTGGTTCCAGTCTCTGAAAGACGACGGGTCTGTGTGGTTCTAGCTGCTCTGTAAGTGATTAAATGTTCATTGAATCTGAATGAAAGTGTCCATGTAATATCTGCAGGGGGTGGATGAAAACTGGACAACATACTGGTTGTTTATGCCTCAATGAAGATTAAAAGGATTAGAGTTTTCATAGAAGAGATTATGTGCATTTTACGTGATGTTCCACTATAAATATAGAAACATCGAACAGTGGACAGTATTACTAAGATTCCTTGGAAACGATAATTATGCATTTCCTTTCATTCAACTCTTAAATATTGTAGCTTTACTGCTGGCTATTCTAATtctgttttgaacattttttgaGTATTCCTGGTTGTCAAGGTACAAGTACAACGGACAAAATTAATGGTAAGTACAGTAAATTACcaagtaaataaaacacaagtggGAATTTTATATTACAAACAATATTTCTTGAAATCTTGAAGCACAACTTATTTATgatcatttttatcttttaccCTTCATTAAGATTTTCTGATGGATCTTCTATGTGAAATTTAAAATAGCGTTAAACAGAATGTGTTCATTTCATATACTTAACATGGGTGAACTGactatttctatatatttcaacatttgaaaatgtattcaggTCAGCTGTTTGCAGGGAGGAAAGCATTACCATCCAGTCAACAGGGAAAGGTCACTTATCTCATGGATCACAGCCTTTCAAATTTAGTCTCATTACTGGGAATGAGGCACGTCCACCACACACAATACATTTGCAGACATTACTCCAGCATGGTGTTATCGCAGCATCTGACTGAGAGATAGAAGGCAAGATAGCTTTATTGGTGTGGTTTACCTCCTTTCACAGTCAATGCCTTACAGAGATGAAGGtatgatatatttaaaatggCTGATAATGGCAGGGGGAGGCTAAACGGTTGGATGAAAATCCAATTTTGCCACACAATCACCAGACAAGTCTGTATTTGGCTTCCATTAACTCAATGTGATGTGGTCACAAAACCCAAGTGATTAAATGTCAAGCAGTGATTgtttctcatttgttttgtggGGAAATTTAAAGCACAAAATCCTAAATTCAGGGAATGGCTGGGCATGAAGTGACAGACAGCATGGTGTGGCAAACACTGTGGTTACATCAGTTTTTACATCAGTGTAATGAAGGCACTATTCAAATACTCCCTATTGGTTCTTTTTCCCAGACAGCGTGAAACAGTGATCGTGTAATGAACCACTGATGGCTGTGCATGGCTGGTTCTTCAAAATAGCTTGGAAAGAAATAACCTGTGGgtaattaaacaataaaatgcatATATTTAAAGTGACATTGTTTGCACATATATTCAGTAATTAACAGTCTCCTGAGTGCAAGAGTGGTGTTGCCTTAGGTATTGTGGTTTGGTTTTAATCTCACAGTGAATCAGTATGACTGATGTGTTGCTAGAGGCCTTTATGTAAAGTCACATGGCATGTGGCATGCATGGTAGAGGACTGTCAGTCATATCTTCCTGGGTCATCTTGCAGCCACAAAAAATATGTTGTTCATGTCAATTTTTTAGGCAGCATGAAATATTTCAGACATTAAATGGTATCAATTTCAAGGATACAGATGctgttgtatatattttcttatttcaaacaaatgccatgaaaaggccaaaacaatgtgttgttgttgtctgtctCTTAATAATTTCTGACTACTCCACTCTATCTGTGGCGCTCAGCCCCAAGCCCAGAAGTACTGAAGACAGAAATCTGCAGATGAACACTGTAGATTATAGCAAACATCACACACCCACAGGAGTAAATAATGTAGATCtctgggactattttcagctgtggattaatacaccTTTGGTGCTTTAGAGAGTATTTTTGGCAGCGGGACTCCATTGCTCATGGTAATGCTTGAACATGCCACTCTGAGGTGTTTTAATAGTTTCTGGACAGCAATGGAGACCAGTGGTGCAGAGTAATCAACTATAGATTTGGCTACACTGTCAGTCGTATATGTTAATATATGTTAGTGAGATAAATtgttgattttggtcttttGATGTGATTTGTTGACAATACGATTAATATTAAATTGCCAGTCTTGTGCTTTAaggcaaagacaaacaaaatagaCTATCAAGAGGTGTTGGGAGACAAAGGTTGGAGTCAGTCTGAAGAGGGGTCACACGTGATTTCAGAGGCAGCATTAGAGTACATCTGCATCATTTCAGACGTCATCATCTCTGGGGAGAGCCTATGTGTAAATGAATGTTGTTTACCACTGTGAAACATCTGCTGCACAAAATTTGGACTCAAACTCACATGACTCATACTCAAAAGCTAAATTAACACTatgatattttcatattaacaacAGATTAAGTTACTATATGAAATATGAAGGGGTTGCTTGTATTGAAGAACACACGGAGAATTATCACCCTATTCTGCAGTTCCTatcagtgtctttcagctcgttgttttgtttttccggCTCACCGTGTGGGTTCAGTCTCACTTCTCACAACGCACTGCTTCCAGACGCAGCAGGCAGATGTTTACTGGAAAAACACTCTGATAAAACCACAACCTTCCTCACACAAAAGGGATggcagacacagttagagactcGCAAACTGGAGCACTTTGCAGCTAAGGAGGCAGATATTTACTTCAGGAGTTGGTAGAAACAAGAAACAGTGCTAAAATAGAGCAAATATGGGACTCccacatgactccaaatgaatgataatgttgtttCTAAACGGCTGTTTGCTAATGCTACATATGCTGCTATATCTATATGTTTTTTGTATAGCAATTCAAATGACTCACTAAACCCTTAATTTCTCAGAGCAAGGTTTAATAAATTAAAGTGATCATGCACAAGTTGTGTACaaaaacattacagtaaaaaattaaattcacaAATAATGCTGTTTATAACAATGTTAAGGTCAGGCAAATGCACCAGAGTATACACAGGAAAGGTTCATTCAACTACTTCAGGTTACATACAAACAATTGAGGagataaaaaaatacagaatcaTAAAAATTACCCCAGAAACCTCAGTAGCTTATTTTTTAAGTCCAGCTATACAatgtttcacagaaaaaaaaaactgcacagcaGGCAGCTAGGAATGTGGACTATAACTACCACAgaacagacaaaagcaaaatcacAGCGCTACACGATCTTAACACATGCTGGGTTACGACTACAAAGCAACAAAGACCTCGCACCATGCATGCTGGTCTGTCAGCTTCTGAAAATCCCCCGACAAAAATGGGGAGACATAGAGTAAAGTTCACCATCCACGCCCAAAACAGGGAAAGATGGATGTTAGGTCAGCACTACTCCATACGCAGGGCAtcttaaaaaaatgtatcaatcAATGTAATACAAACAAGTCATTCAAGTCTTTACACAAAAGAATGATTAGATAGCTGTTCTATAAAAGTCCTGATCTGTGTTTAGAAGAGCACATCTTCATTTTTAATCAGCACCTCCACCACCTGTCTCTGGTAGCGGATGTCATTGAGTGCTGTTATGGCGTCCAGGTTTGGTGCACGCATGAGGGTGGGCCCGAAAATGATGGCGAGGTTCTCGGCGTTCATCAGGTTGACTTTCTCATTCTGTGTCACCCTGCAAATATGTATTAAAGTTAGAAACACACTGATTCTGGTTTTAgggactgtatgaaaatgaccagggtgaggagagggggggtgtTACTAATATTTGCATTATACCTTCCCCTTGacaaggaggaaaataaaacatttaacagtATCTTAAAGTAATGTAACATGCACAATTTTGAGATTAGCTACCAAATCACACAATAGTAGAATTAGTTGCCAAAATTAAATTGCTAAAATGATggcaaacattaaaaaaatatgccTCATGGTTACTGAATATTAATATAactactgtcactgttactttATATGATGTATTTAAATTTATTGTGACACATTTTATGTCACTGTAATTCTGCTGTCTGTTAAGATAGTaaaagtgaaggagggaggtCCCCTGCCAAAAAAATTAGACTACTCTCCTgtcagcaaaaagaaaagttacaTAATGGCATAATAACATAATATCTGAAACGTCTCTTTCCTAATAACTTTTGCACTTTAGTCCCTTAACTCCTGCAGAGTTCGACTGGATTGCTCACCTCTTTAAGTGCGCCATGAGGTACTTCAAAGTTTCACTGTGTGATGGTGGCAGCAGAGTTAGAGCCTCGCGGAAAGCTTCCAGCTTCTTCTCTGGGTCTGTGAGCtctgaaaagaaacacaaaggagCGCGCTGTTAGAGTGGCCAGAATACACTCTCTGACCCCAGAGGAAACAAGCAGGAATCCATGTAGTTATTTCCTGTGGGGTAATAAAAGCCATTAGTCTGAGGAGAAGTCTGAGGCTGCTGCAAAGAACATTGTGAATGTGTTCTTGATTGTATGGTTGTTTTAGTTAATTAGGGGCACAATAGGAGAGGAATACTTATTCAGGACTGAGGGTCGGTGTTGACTTTTCAAAGTCATTGTAGCTGTATAGGGCTGAATTTTCAAAACTACCAGTTACAAATAAATGGTTCTCTTTTTCTCAATAACAACCATTGCATCTGTGTAAGAGAAGTTCTAAATAACAGCAATGTGGTTGTGCTGGCAGCAGCCACATAGTACAAACTACAGCCTCATGAATGAGTACAGCATATGTATATATCAATGGACTCAACAGAAATCGGACATGATGGTATTAATAGTAGATTATTGAACTGCATCATTTGttcctgtta
This region of Pempheris klunzingeri isolate RE-2024b chromosome 10, fPemKlu1.hap1, whole genome shotgun sequence genomic DNA includes:
- the LOC139208134 gene encoding acetylcholine receptor subunit alpha-like, giving the protein MNTVFFIFHLVILAGAAWASTDETTLVKTLFTGYNKVVRPVNHFKDPVVVTVGLQLIQLISVDEVNQIVSSNVRLKQQWKDVNLQWNPDDYGGIKKIRVASTDIWRPDLVLYNNADGDFAIVHETKVLLEHTGMITWNPPAIFKSYCEIIVLHFPFDLQNCSMKLGTWTYDGNLVVVNPDSDRPDLSNFMESGEWVMKDFRGWKHWVYYSCCPDTPYLDITYHFLMLRLPLYFIVNVIIPCMLFSFLTGLVFYLPTDSGEKMTLSISVLLSLTVFLLVIVELIPSTSSAVPLIGKYMLFTMVFVIASIIITVIVINTHHRSPSTHTMPDWVRKVFIETIPNIMFFSTMKRPGKEKQIKSIYGADFDISDISGNQTSAVPYQSPITKNPDVRSAIEGVKYIAETMKSDEESNNAAEEWKFVAMVLDHILLCVFMAVCLIGTLGVFAGRLIELSML